Proteins encoded within one genomic window of Chloroflexota bacterium:
- the rpsP gene encoding 30S ribosomal protein S16: protein MAVRIRLTRVGATKQPTYRVVVADGRSARDGRSLETIGHYNPRTSPVDVSIDADKAKAWLAKGATPSDTVARLFRERGILPLAK, encoded by the coding sequence ATGGCAGTCCGCATCCGGCTCACCCGCGTCGGCGCGACGAAACAGCCGACCTATCGCGTCGTCGTCGCCGACGGGCGGAGCGCGCGCGACGGTCGCTCGCTCGAGACGATCGGCCACTACAACCCGCGCACGTCGCCGGTCGACGTCTCGATCGACGCCGATAAGGCAAAGGCGTGGCTCGCCAAGGGGGCGACCCCGTCGGACACGGTGGCAAGGCTGTTTCGCGAGCGCGGCATCCTGCCGCTGGCGAAGTAG
- a CDS encoding Asp23/Gls24 family envelope stress response protein: MNAPRLAVERDVVVEMVRRAALEVPGVIRVAYGGPVARRAVAGRAVRLTMVDGIVTVRVTIVARASEPLEPLTRAVRAAVAATLERLLDLTVGTIDVVVDGVDG; the protein is encoded by the coding sequence GTGAACGCACCTCGGCTGGCGGTGGAGCGCGACGTCGTCGTCGAGATGGTCCGCCGGGCGGCCCTCGAGGTACCCGGTGTGATCCGCGTCGCGTATGGCGGACCCGTCGCGCGACGAGCCGTGGCCGGGCGTGCCGTGCGCCTGACGATGGTGGACGGGATCGTCACCGTCCGGGTGACGATCGTGGCTCGCGCGTCCGAGCCGCTCGAGCCGCTCACCCGCGCCGTCCGGGCCGCGGTCGCCGCCACGCTCGAGCGCCTCCTCGATCTGACGGTCGGGACGATCGACGTGGTCGTCGACGGCGTCGACGGCTGA
- the rnc gene encoding ribonuclease III, translating to MRRAGDLASHLGLDVADLELLHQALVHSSHLHEHPSAAVDHNERLEFLGDAVVNLVISQELYTRHPVDDEGVLSARRAAIVSTTGLARLAGRIDLGDSLLLGEGEATRGGRRRPSLLASSFEALCGALYIDRGFDATRRWLVALAEPELSDDAPSASLKSPKSRLQEHTQRTAGDRPQYRVLDAVGPDHAKTFRIEVLVGGRVLGTGVGPSRREAETAAAAEALDALRSDVRS from the coding sequence ATGCGCCGGGCGGGCGATCTCGCCTCCCATCTCGGGCTCGACGTCGCGGACCTGGAGCTTCTGCACCAGGCACTCGTTCATAGCAGCCACCTCCACGAGCATCCCTCGGCGGCGGTCGACCACAACGAGCGTCTCGAGTTCCTCGGCGACGCCGTCGTGAATCTCGTGATCAGCCAGGAGCTCTACACTCGACACCCGGTCGACGACGAGGGCGTCCTCTCCGCCCGACGCGCTGCGATCGTCTCGACGACGGGGCTCGCCCGGCTCGCGGGCCGGATCGACCTCGGCGACTCGCTCCTCCTCGGCGAGGGCGAGGCGACCCGCGGCGGCCGGCGCCGCCCGTCCCTTCTCGCCTCGTCGTTCGAGGCCCTCTGCGGAGCGCTGTACATCGATCGCGGCTTCGATGCGACCCGGCGCTGGCTCGTTGCGCTCGCGGAGCCCGAGCTCTCGGACGATGCTCCGTCGGCGAGCCTCAAGAGTCCGAAGAGCCGGCTCCAGGAGCATACCCAGCGGACGGCCGGCGATCGGCCGCAGTATCGCGTGCTCGACGCCGTCGGGCCGGACCACGCGAAGACGTTCAGGATCGAGGTCCTCGTCGGCGGTCGCGTCCTCGGGACGGGCGTCGGGCCGTCCCGTCGCGAGGCGGAGACCGCGGCCGCCGCCGAGGCGCTCGACGCGCTGCGATCCGACGTCCGCTCGTGA
- the nusB gene encoding transcription antitermination factor NusB, with the protein MPEGRPGQRAGAGPRTDRSRAARAARRLALAAIFEAEFGQRTPSAVLERHLAEAEGDAATAELARRIVSAVVEHREEIDAAIAAAAPQYPVVSLARMDRALLRCALGEVLHSATPARVAIAEWVELARIYSGDPMRRLVNGVLGRISRETAPRS; encoded by the coding sequence ATGCCGGAGGGACGGCCCGGTCAACGGGCGGGGGCCGGCCCTCGGACGGATCGGAGTCGGGCCGCCCGAGCCGCCCGGCGGCTCGCCCTCGCGGCGATCTTCGAGGCCGAGTTCGGCCAGCGCACCCCGTCGGCGGTCCTCGAGCGGCACCTCGCCGAGGCCGAAGGCGATGCGGCGACTGCGGAGCTCGCGCGCCGGATCGTGTCGGCCGTGGTCGAGCATCGCGAGGAGATCGACGCGGCGATCGCGGCGGCCGCCCCGCAGTACCCCGTCGTGTCCCTCGCCCGGATGGATCGCGCACTGCTCCGTTGCGCGCTCGGCGAGGTGCTACACTCGGCGACGCCGGCCCGGGTGGCGATCGCCGAATGGGTCGAGCTGGCACGGATCTACAGTGGAGACCCGATGCGCCGTCTCGTGAACGGCGTCCTCGGGCGGATCTCGCGGGAGACGGCGCCGCGCAGCTGA
- the smc gene encoding chromosome segregation protein SMC: protein MTAPPRLLGLRLHGFKSFAERTVLEFGGGISAIVGPNGSGKSNLADALRWALGEQGRTLRTRKSEDVVFAGSERRAALGMADVTLIIDNADGLLPVEYSVLELGRRLYRSGENDYLLNRNRIRLRDLVDLLDAAHLADNAFLFIGQGMVDQALSLRPEERRPLFEEVAGVRRHERRRRRAEEQLAEADANLARVLDIVGELRPRVRRLAAQAEQQSTRESAGRDLVGAILLGAHARWHAAYRDATARAAERTAATDDAAAARSVLLAADAEAATASAWLASRTTAEVDRRVDHDAARAALARHELEEAHLLAGLEAVDRDRQRQETELAAAQADLDGQRRLLAGPVPPRDADADARASEADRELADALRELAELRSTTSARGEALASIRRADAARAAELEAARRRGADADRRLQEVRSAGGVAGSRQAAEEAQSDSARRSLAAAIGDEAAATSLRERARAAAEQADGLAEAGRERATAAAARVASTEARLTAERARLDEDERRPIARAARRLGGRRIDAGLDVDPAFRLAVELALGGAVRGYVVPRTAIGPLSAERGVLAPESSTSRLEPRSAALEPDAAAVVGRARALGGGPLIDAIRSDPEGIASRIVAAVCWVPDLPALLDIQPHLPAGRMAVVRDGTAMADPHTVVLGRPDGIVERRDLVTRLETELATVTSERDARRVEMDAAAAAATSAQQAVEAARAAESAAAIARRRAEDEERAASRSVEAATREALWHAAQRERLEAEDERARSVVAGLVAAGAETARTPGDGAEGGIETNAAALATWEARLVELRERRDRLAAERDERDATRREIEARRARAEAAIELDEDRIARGAREADGLAEREHRLRESLGELRSHLAAARDREQRAASELDGLRAAAAEDRRRLESAELAVVAARERARAADERSRATEVAELEARLGLEALRESLLVELGSLGDVGLRALVEAVPPAERRSAADPDIEAALATVLSAWATVVTPTDIPSGARLAQLRRRFHDLGAADPSAVEEFAEVRSRLEALETQERDLRAAIDDTRRLIADLATMVADQFRTTFQALERAFDARFQQLFGGGSARLALTDPDDLSATGVEIVARPPGKKAGTLAILSGGERALTAVALLFAMLEVRPVPFCVLDEVDAALDEANVGRFADALRSLADRTQFIVITHNRGTIEAADALYGVTVGDDSVSRVISLRLDEATAIAARSGEGRWSEGRPVAVDERVGAAARPG, encoded by the coding sequence GTGACGGCCCCGCCGCGCCTCCTCGGCCTCCGGCTCCATGGGTTCAAGTCGTTCGCCGAACGGACGGTCCTCGAGTTCGGCGGCGGGATCAGCGCTATCGTCGGGCCGAACGGCTCCGGCAAGAGCAACCTCGCGGACGCGTTGCGCTGGGCGCTCGGCGAGCAGGGTCGGACGCTCCGGACACGAAAGAGCGAGGACGTCGTCTTCGCCGGATCGGAGCGACGCGCGGCGCTCGGGATGGCGGATGTCACCCTCATCATCGACAACGCGGACGGACTGCTGCCGGTGGAGTATTCGGTCCTCGAGCTCGGTCGTCGCCTCTACCGCTCCGGCGAGAACGACTACCTCCTCAATCGGAACCGGATCAGGCTCCGCGATCTCGTCGACCTCCTCGATGCGGCGCACCTCGCCGACAATGCGTTCCTCTTCATCGGCCAGGGGATGGTGGATCAGGCGCTCTCGCTGCGGCCCGAGGAACGCCGCCCGCTGTTCGAAGAGGTGGCCGGGGTCCGGCGCCACGAGCGGCGCCGGCGGCGAGCCGAGGAGCAGCTCGCCGAGGCGGACGCGAACCTCGCGCGGGTGCTCGATATCGTCGGCGAACTTCGCCCTCGAGTCCGGCGCCTCGCCGCCCAGGCCGAGCAGCAGTCGACACGGGAATCGGCCGGCCGTGACCTCGTCGGCGCGATCCTCCTCGGCGCCCATGCCCGCTGGCACGCGGCGTACCGCGATGCCACGGCGCGGGCAGCCGAGCGCACCGCGGCGACCGACGACGCTGCGGCCGCTCGCTCCGTGCTCCTCGCGGCCGATGCCGAGGCGGCGACCGCGAGCGCCTGGCTCGCGTCGCGCACGACGGCCGAGGTGGACCGCCGAGTCGATCACGACGCGGCCCGGGCGGCCCTCGCGAGGCACGAGCTCGAGGAGGCACACCTGCTCGCCGGGCTCGAGGCGGTGGATCGTGACCGGCAGCGTCAGGAGACCGAACTAGCGGCAGCCCAGGCGGATCTCGACGGCCAGCGCCGTCTCCTCGCCGGCCCCGTTCCACCGCGCGACGCGGACGCGGACGCCCGGGCGTCCGAAGCGGACCGCGAGCTCGCCGATGCGCTCCGCGAGCTCGCCGAGCTCCGGTCGACGACCAGCGCACGCGGCGAGGCGCTCGCCTCGATCCGCCGGGCGGACGCGGCGCGTGCAGCGGAGCTTGAGGCGGCGCGGCGGCGCGGCGCGGACGCCGACCGCCGGCTGCAGGAGGTGCGATCCGCGGGCGGCGTAGCGGGGTCGCGGCAGGCCGCGGAGGAGGCACAAAGCGATTCGGCGCGCCGCTCGCTCGCGGCCGCCATCGGAGACGAAGCCGCCGCGACCTCGCTCAGGGAGCGCGCGCGAGCGGCGGCCGAGCAGGCGGACGGGCTCGCGGAGGCCGGCCGCGAACGCGCGACGGCGGCGGCTGCGCGCGTCGCATCGACCGAGGCGCGGCTCACGGCCGAACGGGCGCGCCTCGACGAGGACGAGCGAAGACCGATCGCCCGCGCGGCCCGCCGGCTCGGTGGCCGCCGAATCGACGCCGGCCTCGATGTGGATCCCGCGTTTCGTCTGGCGGTCGAGCTCGCCCTCGGCGGCGCGGTCCGCGGGTATGTCGTCCCACGGACCGCGATCGGTCCGCTCTCCGCGGAGCGTGGCGTCCTGGCGCCCGAATCGTCGACATCGCGGCTCGAGCCCCGGTCGGCAGCGCTCGAACCGGACGCGGCGGCCGTCGTGGGACGGGCGCGAGCGCTCGGTGGCGGGCCGCTGATCGATGCGATCCGTTCCGACCCGGAGGGGATCGCGAGCCGGATCGTCGCCGCGGTGTGCTGGGTCCCCGACCTTCCGGCACTGCTGGACATCCAGCCGCACCTGCCGGCCGGGCGCATGGCCGTCGTGCGCGACGGAACGGCGATGGCGGATCCCCACACGGTCGTCCTCGGCCGTCCGGACGGGATCGTCGAACGGCGCGATCTCGTGACCCGGCTCGAGACCGAGCTCGCGACGGTCACCAGCGAGCGCGATGCCCGACGCGTGGAGATGGATGCGGCGGCGGCGGCGGCAACCTCCGCGCAGCAGGCGGTAGAGGCGGCCCGCGCGGCCGAGTCCGCCGCCGCGATCGCGAGGCGGAGGGCCGAGGACGAGGAGCGTGCCGCCTCGCGTTCGGTCGAGGCCGCAACCCGGGAGGCGCTCTGGCACGCTGCTCAGCGCGAACGCCTCGAGGCCGAGGACGAGCGTGCCCGATCGGTCGTCGCGGGACTCGTCGCCGCGGGTGCGGAAACGGCGCGAACACCGGGTGACGGTGCGGAGGGCGGCATCGAGACGAACGCAGCCGCACTCGCGACGTGGGAGGCGCGCCTCGTCGAGCTCCGGGAGCGTCGCGACCGGCTCGCTGCCGAGCGCGACGAACGCGACGCGACGCGTCGCGAGATCGAGGCACGTCGTGCCCGAGCCGAGGCGGCGATCGAGCTCGACGAGGACCGCATCGCACGAGGTGCTCGGGAAGCGGACGGACTCGCCGAGCGGGAGCATCGGCTGCGCGAGTCGCTCGGGGAGTTGCGGTCGCATCTCGCGGCGGCCCGCGACCGCGAGCAGCGCGCCGCGTCGGAGCTCGACGGGCTGCGCGCCGCCGCTGCCGAGGATCGACGGCGGCTCGAGTCTGCTGAGCTGGCCGTGGTCGCGGCCCGCGAACGAGCACGGGCCGCGGATGAGCGTTCGCGGGCGACGGAGGTCGCCGAGCTCGAGGCGCGACTCGGACTCGAAGCGCTCCGCGAGAGTCTGCTCGTCGAGCTTGGCAGTCTCGGTGACGTCGGACTCCGGGCCCTCGTCGAGGCGGTGCCACCGGCCGAGCGGAGGAGCGCTGCCGACCCCGACATCGAGGCCGCGCTTGCCACGGTGCTCTCCGCATGGGCGACGGTGGTGACGCCGACCGACATCCCATCCGGCGCGCGGCTCGCCCAGTTGCGACGGCGGTTCCACGACCTCGGCGCGGCGGATCCCTCGGCCGTCGAGGAGTTCGCCGAGGTGCGCTCGCGACTCGAGGCGCTCGAGACCCAGGAGCGCGACCTCCGGGCGGCCATCGACGACACGCGGCGCCTCATCGCGGATCTCGCGACGATGGTGGCCGACCAGTTCCGGACGACGTTTCAAGCGCTCGAGCGTGCGTTCGACGCTCGCTTCCAGCAGCTCTTCGGTGGCGGCTCCGCGCGTCTGGCTCTCACGGATCCGGACGATCTGTCGGCCACCGGTGTCGAGATCGTGGCCCGGCCGCCGGGCAAGAAGGCGGGCACCCTCGCGATCCTCTCGGGTGGTGAGCGCGCCCTGACCGCGGTCGCCCTGCTCTTCGCGATGCTCGAGGTCCGCCCGGTGCCGTTCTGTGTCCTCGACGAGGTCGACGCCGCGCTCGACGAGGCGAACGTCGGCCGGTTCGCGGATGCGCTGCGCTCGCTGGCCGATCGGACCCAGTTCATCGTCATCACCCACAACCGGGGCACGATCGAGGCCGCCGACGCGCTGTACGGCGTGACCGTCGGAGACGATTCGGTGAGCCGCGTGATCAGCCTCAGGCTCGACGAGGCCACCGCGATCGCCGCCCGCTCGGGCGAGGGACGATGGAGCGAGGGGCGGCCTGTCGCGGTCGACGAGCGCGTCGGCGCGGCAGCGAGGCCGGGCTGA
- the ftsY gene encoding signal recognition particle-docking protein FtsY, with protein MFWRRRPSDPAWEGSTGPDVDPTREGADPVEAAAPPDTADHADGPTIQPVASAERPEPGPDLRDGVARSRGGFVARLRGLFASGEDESTWEGIEETLIAGDVGAALAMRIVERARARRDPAGGQAAVRAELAALLLARDPAWEPQRTRDGGPAVILVVGVNGTGKTTTIGKLASRYRAEGRSVIVAAADTFRAAATEQLGAWAARAGATMIAHAPGADPGAVVYDALDAAVARGVDLVIADTAGRLHTRSYLMDELAKVRRVIDRRLPGAAPEVLFVLDATTGQNGLAQAAAFNAAVGLTGIVLTKLDSTAKGGIVFAIEDALRVPVRFVGLGEGVADLIPFDPAAFVAALFD; from the coding sequence ATGTTCTGGCGACGACGCCCGTCTGACCCGGCGTGGGAGGGATCGACGGGTCCCGACGTGGATCCGACTCGCGAGGGGGCGGATCCGGTCGAAGCGGCCGCTCCTCCCGACACGGCCGACCACGCCGATGGCCCGACGATCCAGCCGGTCGCGAGCGCCGAACGGCCGGAGCCGGGTCCCGACCTTCGGGATGGCGTGGCTCGCAGCCGGGGTGGTTTCGTCGCCCGACTTCGAGGCCTCTTCGCGAGCGGTGAGGACGAGTCGACCTGGGAGGGCATCGAGGAGACGCTCATCGCCGGCGACGTCGGGGCGGCGCTCGCGATGCGGATCGTCGAACGGGCGCGGGCGCGCCGCGACCCTGCCGGCGGGCAGGCCGCGGTGCGGGCCGAGCTCGCGGCGCTCCTCCTGGCCCGCGATCCTGCCTGGGAGCCGCAGCGGACACGGGACGGTGGTCCGGCGGTGATCCTCGTGGTCGGCGTCAACGGGACGGGCAAGACCACGACGATCGGCAAGCTCGCGTCCCGCTATCGCGCCGAGGGCAGATCGGTCATCGTGGCGGCAGCGGACACGTTCCGCGCTGCGGCGACGGAGCAGCTCGGCGCCTGGGCGGCGCGAGCCGGCGCGACGATGATCGCGCATGCGCCGGGCGCGGATCCCGGAGCCGTCGTCTACGACGCCCTCGATGCCGCCGTGGCGCGGGGCGTCGATCTCGTGATCGCGGACACCGCCGGGCGGCTCCACACCAGGTCGTACCTCATGGACGAGCTGGCGAAGGTCCGTCGCGTCATCGATCGCCGCCTGCCCGGCGCGGCGCCGGAGGTGCTCTTCGTCCTGGACGCGACGACAGGTCAGAACGGCCTCGCCCAGGCGGCCGCATTCAATGCCGCGGTCGGTCTCACCGGCATCGTCCTCACGAAGCTCGATTCCACGGCGAAGGGCGGGATCGTCTTCGCCATCGAGGACGCGCTCCGCGTCCCGGTCCGCTTCGTCGGCCTCGGGGAAGGGGTGGCCGACCTCATCCCGTTCGATCCCGCGGCGTTCGTCGCCGCCCTCTTCGACTGA
- the ffh gene encoding signal recognition particle protein: protein MFDSLSDRMRGVLASLTGRGRVTEADVDVAMREVRLALLEADVNFKVVRDFVARVRERAIGADILESLTAGQQVVSIVNEELTALLSAGDRTFHLVGNPAVVLVAGLQGSGKTTTAAKLARHVIRLGRRPLLVAADPYRPAAADQLETLGRALDVPVHRAPTGTSVIDIARGGVAASRRLVRDVVIVDTAGRLTVDDALMREIADVAAAIDPVETLLVVDAMTGQEAVAVAEAFAAAIPLTGLVLTKIDGDARGGAALSIGAVTGIPVKFLGTGEKSDALEAFHPDRLAGRILGMGDVLTLVERAQETIDEKQAAKLQEKLSTSTFTLEDMLEQMEQVQRMGPIGQVVSMIPGLGGMAKEAQAAVDRGDLRRTEAIIRSMTPRERRDPAVLNASRRRRIATGSGTELPDVNRLVKQFDEMRKMMKQLSGLSRRGAAASLLGRR from the coding sequence ATGTTCGACAGCCTGAGCGACCGCATGCGCGGCGTGCTCGCGAGCCTCACCGGCCGCGGCCGCGTCACGGAGGCGGATGTCGACGTCGCGATGCGCGAGGTCCGTCTCGCCCTCCTCGAGGCCGACGTCAACTTCAAGGTGGTCCGCGACTTCGTCGCGCGCGTCCGCGAGCGGGCCATCGGAGCGGATATCCTCGAGTCCCTCACGGCCGGTCAGCAGGTCGTCTCGATCGTCAACGAGGAGCTCACGGCGCTGCTCTCGGCGGGGGATCGGACGTTCCACCTCGTGGGCAACCCTGCCGTCGTCCTCGTCGCAGGGCTGCAGGGCTCGGGCAAGACGACGACCGCGGCGAAGCTCGCCCGCCACGTCATCCGCCTCGGCAGACGGCCCCTCCTCGTGGCGGCGGACCCGTATCGACCGGCCGCGGCGGATCAGCTCGAGACGCTCGGTCGGGCGCTCGATGTCCCCGTCCACCGCGCCCCGACCGGCACATCCGTCATCGACATCGCGCGGGGCGGCGTCGCGGCGTCCCGTCGCCTCGTGCGGGACGTCGTCATCGTCGACACGGCCGGGCGACTCACGGTGGACGACGCGCTCATGCGCGAGATCGCGGACGTCGCGGCCGCGATCGATCCTGTCGAGACACTCCTCGTCGTCGACGCGATGACCGGCCAGGAGGCGGTAGCGGTCGCCGAGGCCTTCGCCGCCGCGATCCCGCTCACCGGACTCGTCCTCACGAAGATCGACGGCGACGCGCGCGGCGGGGCCGCGCTCAGCATCGGCGCCGTGACGGGCATCCCGGTCAAGTTCCTCGGGACAGGGGAGAAGTCGGATGCGCTCGAAGCGTTCCATCCGGACCGTCTCGCGGGACGGATCCTCGGCATGGGCGACGTCCTCACCCTCGTCGAGCGGGCGCAGGAGACAATCGACGAGAAGCAGGCGGCGAAGCTGCAGGAAAAGCTCAGCACGTCGACATTCACGCTCGAGGACATGCTCGAGCAGATGGAGCAGGTTCAGCGGATGGGACCCATCGGCCAGGTCGTCTCGATGATCCCCGGTCTCGGTGGGATGGCGAAGGAGGCGCAGGCGGCGGTGGACCGTGGCGACCTTCGCCGGACCGAGGCGATCATCCGCTCCATGACCCCGCGCGAACGACGCGATCCGGCGGTGCTCAATGCGTCGCGCCGGCGGCGCATCGCGACCGGGTCGGGAACGGAGCTGCCCGATGTGAACCGCCTCGTCAAGCAGTTCGATGAGATGCGGAAGATGATGAAGCAGCTCTCGGGCCTGTCGCGCCGCGGTGCGGCGGCGAGCCTGCTCGGGCGACGGTAG
- a CDS encoding DUF3352 domain-containing protein, whose product MDEIVGQPDGAAPSPTVVPVVVVGGPQRRLRWTVALVVAALVAVAAAGAFIVAGGASGPSTVARWAPADSVIYAEARFDLPGDQRSQLGSFLAAFPGFADQSTLDAKLAELYDRIIRAATNGGHDYSTEIGPWFGGEVAVASSAAPSAGDASGTGGTSAVRRGVLLATVTDGAKAASWIASIARATGTPPTTVTYGGVDLTIVGSADHAVAAGVDGSMLIVGDVGTVHAIIDAHGAGGLAMTTPFIAALAALPGDHLAFGFVAVGRLAGGLGSVAARCGGAAASHIPAWSAVAVTASGGHLVADAAMPAPATASTAGTSGGAPALPPPTDRVSSLASRLPASTVAVLDVHDIGAGIERMVAGLAADPACAAGVATITGVLDRVGGLASFTSWLGDAAVVVTHDASGTGGGLVIGLPDTASADVAAGKLASLRNIVALTGGAATVTTTDHAGTTITTIDFGALDSLLPTTGLPTSLPAGVHGRLSYAIHGGLVIVGLGGDAFVPAILDTTSGSSLADQPRYQTAMSAAGSANVTSSYVDLRAAIDAVAAALPADRQASYTRDVKPYLDPLGGAAVSIQIGDVLHARFVLTLAR is encoded by the coding sequence ATGGACGAGATCGTGGGTCAGCCCGACGGCGCGGCGCCGTCGCCGACGGTCGTGCCGGTGGTCGTCGTCGGTGGTCCGCAGCGGCGCCTCCGCTGGACGGTCGCCCTCGTCGTGGCGGCCCTCGTCGCCGTCGCCGCGGCTGGCGCGTTCATCGTCGCCGGAGGGGCGAGCGGACCCTCGACCGTCGCCCGCTGGGCACCCGCCGATTCGGTCATCTACGCGGAGGCGCGCTTCGACCTGCCGGGCGACCAGCGTTCGCAGCTCGGCTCCTTCCTCGCCGCGTTCCCCGGCTTCGCCGACCAGTCGACGCTCGATGCGAAGCTCGCCGAACTCTACGACCGGATCATTCGCGCGGCGACGAACGGAGGCCACGATTACTCGACGGAGATCGGGCCCTGGTTCGGTGGCGAGGTCGCCGTCGCCTCGTCGGCGGCGCCGAGCGCCGGCGACGCCTCCGGGACCGGCGGAACATCTGCCGTCCGTCGGGGAGTCCTCCTCGCGACCGTCACCGACGGCGCGAAGGCGGCCAGCTGGATCGCCTCGATCGCCCGTGCGACCGGCACGCCGCCGACCACGGTGACCTATGGCGGCGTCGACCTCACGATCGTCGGTTCGGCAGATCACGCGGTGGCGGCCGGGGTGGACGGATCGATGCTCATCGTCGGGGACGTCGGCACGGTCCACGCGATCATCGACGCCCACGGTGCGGGCGGGCTCGCGATGACGACGCCGTTCATCGCCGCGCTCGCGGCACTGCCGGGCGACCACCTGGCCTTCGGGTTCGTGGCGGTCGGGCGGCTCGCCGGTGGGCTCGGATCGGTCGCGGCGCGGTGCGGCGGCGCTGCCGCGAGTCACATTCCGGCGTGGTCCGCCGTCGCGGTCACCGCGTCCGGCGGTCACCTCGTCGCGGACGCGGCGATGCCGGCACCGGCGACTGCATCGACCGCGGGCACCAGCGGCGGGGCCCCGGCGCTTCCGCCGCCGACCGATCGGGTGAGCAGCCTCGCCTCCCGTCTTCCCGCATCGACCGTGGCCGTCCTGGACGTCCACGACATCGGCGCCGGGATCGAGCGGATGGTGGCCGGCCTGGCGGCGGACCCGGCGTGCGCGGCGGGCGTGGCGACGATCACCGGAGTGCTCGACCGGGTCGGCGGGCTCGCATCGTTCACATCATGGCTCGGTGATGCGGCGGTCGTCGTCACCCACGACGCGTCTGGTACCGGAGGTGGGCTCGTCATCGGCCTGCCCGACACGGCGTCGGCGGATGTGGCGGCCGGGAAGCTCGCCAGTCTCCGCAACATCGTCGCCCTGACCGGCGGCGCCGCGACGGTCACCACGACGGATCACGCCGGCACGACGATCACGACCATCGACTTCGGTGCCCTTGACTCGCTTCTCCCGACGACGGGTCTGCCGACGTCCCTTCCCGCGGGGGTCCATGGGCGTCTCAGCTACGCGATCCACGGCGGTCTGGTGATCGTGGGTCTCGGGGGCGACGCCTTCGTCCCTGCCATCCTCGACACGACGAGCGGATCCTCCCTGGCCGATCAGCCGCGATATCAGACCGCGATGAGCGCGGCCGGATCCGCGAACGTGACAAGCTCGTACGTTGATCTGCGCGCGGCGATCGACGCGGTCGCCGCGGCGCTCCCGGCGGATCGCCAGGCGTCGTACACGCGGGACGTCAAACCGTATCTCGATCCGCTCGGCGGGGCCGCCGTCTCGATCCAGATCGGCGACGTCCTCCACGCGCGGTTCGTCCTCACCCTCGCCAGATGA
- the acpP gene encoding acyl carrier protein: MGRAGTDLQWRPDAPSRERRPRADLAGDGAAQLSASRADDRTTTPRPERDDSPPTRRASVASDTYERLKKIVVEQLGVDEDEVKPEASFVDDLNADSLDLVELIMSLEEEFGTEISDEDAEKIRTVGDAAEYIDERSA; this comes from the coding sequence ATGGGTCGAGCTGGCACGGATCTACAGTGGAGACCCGATGCGCCGTCTCGTGAACGGCGTCCTCGGGCGGATCTCGCGGGAGACGGCGCCGCGCAGCTGAGCGCGAGCCGGGCCGACGACCGCACCACGACCCCGCGACCCGAACGAGACGACAGCCCACCCACGAGGAGAGCATCAGTGGCCAGCGATACGTACGAGCGCCTCAAGAAGATCGTCGTCGAGCAGCTCGGGGTCGACGAGGACGAGGTGAAGCCGGAAGCCTCGTTCGTTGACGACCTCAATGCCGACTCGCTCGACCTCGTTGAGCTCATCATGAGCCTCGAGGAGGAGTTCGGGACCGAGATCTCCGACGAGGACGCCGAGAAGATCCGGACCGTCGGCGACGCGGCCGAGTACATCGACGAGCGCTCGGCCTGA